The nucleotide window TGAGTCGACCGATCACGACGGCGGCCGTGAAGAAGAAGCCCAAGACGAAGAAGGTGACGGTGATGACGGAGCTCCTGCGGAGGACTGCAGTACGTTAACGCGGTCATCATcgggggcggaggaggaggaggaacgggTGGTGGATCCCGGAGAAGAGAACAGGCTATTCTGGGAGACTTGCTTGGCTTCGGGATATCCTTAGAGAAacgggctctctctctctctctctctctctctctctctctctcttctctcttctcttctcttctcttcttcatgTATTGATAGGTTTCTGTGGAAATTAAATGACTTAAAAATAAAGCatctaataattatttttcttttgttctttgaAGTGCTCAGATGTACCAATAAATATCTTTTTGAGGACCAGTTGACATGGGACTTGACCTAACCTTCATTGCCTTCTTCTTGTCTTTGGACCAGCAGCAAGCAGATTACAACATTCCAACACCAATACTTCCATCACCAAAACGATGACCAACCAAACCCAGTCAACGTACTATTTTAGAacctaattaatatatataattagaatTTCAACACAACACGAAACTAAATCTTTATGGAGTCTGGAAAagcaaatgattttgatcatgtttGGATCAGAAAAATCAGCAATATAGTGGAAGGATAGACCGAAAAAACCCAATGAATTATGCAAACaccaaagaaaaacttgctaataTCTTGTGTTTTTTTACTTTGCTCGTAAAGAGGAAAATATTAGAATTTGAGATTATGGAGGGtttagatggagatggagatggagcctTCAATATGATCCAACTCCACTCAAATGAGACCAATCATATAAAAATTGGatgataatatcaaaaccctttgAGCCATCATCATCAATGATAGGATGTTGGATAGATAAGTCCATCATCTCCCACATCAAAAACGAGTCGGATTATTGTTTCGGAAAATCTAGTAGTATTCGAAAAATAGAAACCATACATTATAATGATCAAGCAAAGCTTAGATCGTCCTGTTTTCATTGCCTAATtattttcctatatatatatcttaatgattGTTTTCATGGGAATTACTAATGTTGTTCACTTGTCCATGAGTTAATAATACTAACAAAAATTATACTTGGGCCGACAGCTTCCTAATTCTCATAGAAATAAAATAGAtccctatttatacatgttagaagaGAGAATTTTACTTAACAAATTTACAACATCTAGTTGGGGAGATCTCGGCTATTGTGAGAGAGTCCgctagttgatcagccgtatgtatGTGAGAAACGCGTAGTTGATGTCTAACAACTtattctcgcacgaagtgaaagtcgatagctATGTGTTTCATCTATGAGTGGAATACTAGATTAGCACATAGATAAATGGCtccgacattgtcacaatatattgtagaagTAGAGGAGATGTTGATGCCAAATTCTTTGAAAAGatttatgacccaattgagttatgTAACAGCGGTGgctatggcacggtattcagcttcagttgtagaacgtGTAGCTGTCTTTTGCTTTTTAGAGCTTCAACTAATTGGATTAGATCCAAGGAAGAGAATATACCCAGACGTGATTGTTCTGTCATCAaaattccctgcccaatcagcatcggcaaaggcgTGGAGATTAAGTGGGGAGTGTTTGCAGaaaaagaggccatgattgatAGTCCCGTGAAGATACCGTAAGATTCGTTTGattgcagaccaatgcatagtagatgatcAATGCATAAACTGAGATAGtttattgaccgcaaatgagatatttggatgagtgagagataagtactgtaaggagccaaggacttgacggtattgagttgggtctgtagtagggcttccatcacaAAGTTTGAGTGACTCGCCAATAGACAAAGTTTGTGCCacctactccatcacatatacATCATTGGGGTACACCATCAATCTCGAAAAGTCTTTACGtcccgtcatgttatttttatagagactatATTTTCATTTCACAACCCAACCCTGAGTCTCCTACTATGCCACAAACTTTTTGGGATACACCATCAAGCTGtcgtctacctcattaatcgtatgctcactccagtccttgagtatgagtcatcatttgaaaaattatttcataaatcctcgaaccttcaaaaacttaaagtgtttggttgtctatgttatccgtGGTTGCGTCCATATGCCTCACGTAAGATAACATCAAAATATAAACCTTGcgttttcattggatactcccttGATTATAATGCCTTTTGATGCTATAAACCCCTTGAAGTTATTTACACTGATGTTTAGGGCCCCGCTCTAATTATTTcctttgataaattcagattttatattattttcgtagactatttcatcaaatacacatggttataccctcttcaccataaatctgaagtttcaacggtctttaccaactttcgatgattggtcgagaacttctttcagtctaaaaTTAAGATTGTTTACTTTGATGGTGGCAgcaaatatcaagccctcacatcttgCTTATCtgattgtggtatacaacacctcaagttacctccacacactcctcaactcatCGGCTCTGCTAGTTGAAATTGGTCTCACACTCCTCCACTCATTTTTATTTCTCAATTCGACAAACAAAATCAtatctcaattgaattctttcttaattcctttaagtaataaaagtcatacatATTAATTGGATTAGATCTCGGAAGATCTCATCAAATTCCCTCCCAATTATTAATTACATTGGATTAGAACCTAAATTTAGAGTTGACATGTCTTCCCAAGAGAGGATATATAGCAACATCGAGTTGCTCACCATAGGCCAAAGAAGGAGATGCTAAGAACCCACACTCACTCCATGCAAGATTTGAACCCCaaaaatataaattgtataacgttattatttattatgatggatatatatataattgatcccTTACCTACCCAAGTGCTAACTATATGCCTTGTGAAGCTTGTGTGAAGAGTGATGTCAAGACATGGAGCAGTTTGTGTGAAGCTTGTGAGCTTATCACTCATGGGAGCATTAATTGAAGGCTGCAATGTCGGGTGGAAAGAAGAATAAATGGAAACAAGTAGAGACTGCCTTTGAATTCGAAATGACCCAAACACAATTATGATGATgtttttgtatgtatgtatgtatgtatgtgaagaaaagagaaatatcgagtgaaacaatgatcaagaaagaaagaggttttttctcttaataaatagctgctttttttttcttttaagaattcTTAGGTGTAACCATATATGCCTTCAACTCAAGAATAATCATAGAATTTGGGTAATTTTGATCTTCCAATCTACTGCACACTTCAAATAAGGTTGGGGTAGAGTATAGTGAATCTATTTGATGACATGTCCAAAAATCTATCTACGATCCTCTTTCGATGCTCAAGTTGATAGAGACGACGATAGTACAGTACTAAAAAGAGACTaatatgatgttgatgatgatagtAGTCGTCGATCCACCTTAGAATATTCTCTACAATCGTAAGATGGATTAGTAGTACATACACTTAGGACATTAGTGATGATGGTGTACCAGATATACTCATCGAAAAATTAGAATAGAATTTGTTGTCATGGTGATTTTGTCTTGATTGACTACGACTACCATAGTACAGTAGCAATGTGTGGTGTTGGTGAGTGAGCTCGACGATGAAGAATGTTGTTGTAGTGCCACTTTCTCAAAGTTTGAACTTCTCGCTTGTAAGGCCCGATTGGAAGGAAATATGTCGCATTCGCTTGATGAATCGGTCATAAACAACAGCTCATGAGCACCCAAATCACAGTCATCTGTCCAATCGAGCTTGGTGGAATGATCGGCGATTGGGGATGGAGAGGATTGAACATCACTTTGAAAAGGAAGATTAGGTTTGAGTGGCACAAAAAGAAAGTTGGTTTTGGAATTCCTATATTTTTAGGATgacatattaaatatttatttcaagGTGGATTATGATTAACCTCTTATCTCCGAATCATATCTTTTGAGTCTTAAAGGGATTTAAATTATTTGGAGAATCACAAATTCAAGTACAAAAAGAATCACTTATAAATTagagttttttttgttttataaatatcatatatatatatatatatatatatatatatatatatataaggacttATAAGGTATTATGAAAAGATACGATTGACATCTCGATTAGGCTACTGTAGTTTTGATCTACGTGTGTAAAGATGTCCAAAGTGTAATTGAAGTGTTTCTAAAGCGAAAACGTTAAGTTACCACTTACATAAAAACTGAGGTCGTAAGATCTCTTTAATATCCAAGTTAGTAGTCCGAAGTAAATAAATACGTAAAAAGTGATCTGTGCGATAAGAAAATTTTATACTTAATTATAGAGAGACGAAATATTATGTGAAGAGGGCATCCTTAATTATCTCTAATAATCTATCTTTATCCTTTTGTCCACACAACTATTCCTCGAAATTTTTGACGTACACAAAGGATCAAAACTCAAGATATAATTTTATCCATTATATTTGATGATTATCTCCatgaatgtaaaaaaaaaaaaaccaaatcatgtaaatattatattatcttcTCTGATCTGAGTCTTATCGCTGATTTCTGAATTTTCTGCTTTGGTTCGAAGGTCTTTTTCTTCTCTCGAACACTGGCTCGCTCTCGAATATCGAGGAGGATGGCGGTGTTagattgtttggtcactgtttaagCGGATAATTGAAAGGATAATGTTAGAATAAGTAGTTTCGCCTGTGGAGAAAGAAGCAAAATACAAATGAACGCCACCGACACACTTCATCATCCCCATGGCGGCCGCAGTGCGTGCATGGCCCGCTACAGCTTTGAGAAGGAGACTTTTTTGGCGTCGCCACCAGTGGTTGCATGCACCAACTGCCACGAGATGAGCTCCGACAAAGAACAAGGACAGCTATTATCTGCGTTTGTATATATGCAGATGGTTGCGAACGATAGGTATCAGCACATGAAAAGACGAATAAAGTGATGGCTAACTTTAACTACCAAGTCAATCTTAGATCAatgtctttcttcttcttcttcttcttcatcttcttcttcaatatTCATAAAGACCTTCGATCTTAGGTCTTTTTTGTCGTCTGCTGTAAGGAGGAAGACATGAAGAAGCATGTCACCTTTCGGACAGAGCATCCAAGGTCACTCTGTATAGGTGAGGAGACTCATCTTGCAAAATAGAGGGAGGGGGGTCACCGATCTTTTAAGTCTCTTCCCACACTTCGATTTATATCTTTATGGCTtcatttttagataattttttatctaaaatattttaatatttttctctCTCATCACATGAACAATAATATATATGATTGTGATGATATCGTTCGGATCAACCTGATTCAATTTAAACCGAGGTGTGTAAAAAGTTCAATATGGTCGAAGGTTCAAACGCTTCCATTACGAATGAGGGAGACTCGTCGACTACGAGGTGTGTAAAAAATTCAATGTGATCGAAGATTCAAACGTTTTCTTTATGGAGATGAGAGACTCATCATAGTCTGTCGACTTATACAAAGATCAAGATACGATAGGTTTTCAAACATAGCTCCTCCGAAGTAGAAtaattttagtaaataataattaatctcgATTATCATATCCAGCTTTTTATAGTAGGCAAATCAAAAGATTCATTTGACCTATTATTTTGGACTATGTTTGAAATATATTTCGACATTGATTGTATTGTCACGTGTCGAGTTGCGatgaaagtaaatattttttttattaatatagatAACCACGAAGAACGTGGAAaattttaaatgtgttacataCTCGTCTATGAAATGAAAAAGATTGATAGCGTCTCGTCGTCGGCTAGCTCATGCGGTTAGCTAGTCATTTAAAGCGTCAGATATGGATCGTCCCAACACATCTCGCCACCAATCATGCACGATGACGAAAACTATTTCTCATCTTTTCTTTGATATGTTAATTTCTATATGATCATgactcaaaaaaaaagaaaagaaaagaaaaaggaagtgaTGAGACAAGACAGATCACCTAAAGATGCCTTCATCCTCTTCCACGGGTCATCTTTGTATAGATTAAGTGATATCTCGGACTAAAGATATGCTAAGATTTGCTCTCAAGAGGTTTTCACTGTCGATCCTTACTATATTATATTAAATCTCAAAATAAAATTCTTAATTTAGAAAAGAACTCCAAGTTTTTCTTCTCCCACGACATTTCGTAattcaattttttaaatttattttgaatatttaCTAACTTGAACGACGGAGAAACGTTAGGGAGGTGAAAGCTAGGAACTTGTCCTTGtatctcctcctccaccgcctaAAGTACTAGTAGCTAGAAGGACCACCATCAATTATTtgtgaagaagagaaaagaatggTTCCTTGAGCTACAAGATAAGAGCAATGGCCTCGGTAGGCCACGTTCCCTCTCGTCGACTATGAGAGCGACTCTGCCTCGTGTGTCTTCGTTTTCACTACCTTACTATAAATCTAATTTTGACGTGCATTTACTCTCCACATTGATCTTTGATTCCAATTAGTTGCAACTCACCAGTGTTTTGGTAGTTGTTCATAAGTCAAGTAGTTGACGAAAGATTCCTTGGTAATGTTGAGGCATATGATTAACCTATGTGATCTCTTCATAAATCTTTTCTTAGGTCTTCACTGAAAGATTATatctatccatatatatatatatatatataatgtagtcTATATAAGGGGCAGCAAGTGAAGCTTATGTTAGCGGAAAAGAAGACTGGCAGTAGAGGAAGCCTCATTTGGATAGGGGGACGCGACCAGAGATGATGAAGCTGAGCTTTCTTCTCCTGTTGGCCGTAGCGATAGCTCTTGGAAGTTGTGCGAGAGGCCAAGCTGAAGGCTTGAAGAAGGGCTTCTACAAGAAGAGTTGCCCTCAGGCTGAGGAAACCGTTCGGAGCATCATATGGAATCACGTCTCGAGCAACTCGGAGCTGCCTGCAAAGTTGCTGAGGCTGTTCTTCCATGACTGCTTCGTCAGGGTACGTACGAGTAAGTTTTGTTCGAGGAAAGGGAGAGGTCGGCAAATAACATGCATGCGCATTCGCATTCTCGATGACAGGGTTGTGATGCCTCCATCTTGATCGAGTCGACCTCCGACAATACTGCCGAAAAGGACGCAGGCCCGAACCTATCGCTAGCAGGCTTCGATGTCATCGAAGAGGTGAAGACGTCATTGGAGACGGCATGCCCGGGGACGGTCTCGTGCGCAGATATAGTTGCATTGGCGGCGAGGGACTCTGTCTCCTTCCAAGTACTGTTCCTGAGCTAAAACTACAGTGGTTGTGGTCATCGATGGTGGCGCTCACGGATGCATACATTTGCAGTTCAACAAGCTTCTGTGGAAGGTGAAGACCGGGAGGAGGGACGGCACAATCTCCCGGCGATCGGAGGCCCTCTCCGACCTCCCTTCGCCGGCCTCAAACTTCTCGGTGCTGGCCGGGCAATTCGCGAACAAAGGCCTCCACGTCAAGGATCTCGTCGTCTTGTCAGGTATAGTTGGGTCGACCATAGGCCGATCCCGTAGTAAATTCGAGTCGGCGTCACGCGTCTACTGCTTCATGCACTGTGCGAGGTAAACAACGGTTGTTGATAACGTTCGCTGTTACGAGGACGACCGCTGGCGTCGTGCAATCATACACAAGAAGCACTGTGGCGTGATTCATGGCGGCCGGTGGTCGTTGGGCTGTCTCATCGACGAAACCGGGTTCCGTCGTGCAAGCAGTGCCGAGGGGAATAGCCAAAATTATTTTGGATCTGTAGCGGCGTCGCTTGATACGACGACAGCTTGTGGGGGGTGCAACGTGGGCTCGCCGAGCGACTAGACTATGTCGACATTGCTTTTACTGTTGTTGCTTTAACGaaggggaggaggaaggaagaagaagaggaagggtaCCAGCAATTCGTGTTGAAAACCTACTTTGACTGCAGGTGCACACACCATCGGGGTCGGGCACTGCAACCTGTTCAGCCAGAGGCTGTACAACTTCACCGGGCAGAACGCGGAGAACGACACCGACCCGTCGCTGGACCCGACCTACGCGGCGTTGTTGAAGACCAAGTGCAGGAGCGTGGCGGACAACACCACGACGGTGGAGATGGACCCGGGGAGCAGCACCGACTTCGACAACCACTACTACGCCAACCTGCAGGAGAGGAAGGGGCTGTTCGTGTCCGACGCCGCACTCCTCACGGACCAGCGGTCGGCCAAGCTGGTGGGCAAGCTGCTGCACCCGGGAGACTTCTTCGACGACTTCAAGAACTCGATAACCAGGATGGGAGCCATCGGCGTGCTCACCGGCACCGACGGGGAGATCAGGAACAAGTGTAGCGTCGTCAACTCCTGAAACCTGATGTCACTTTCTCGTGAACAAGTGTAGCTGTTATCTACTCGTTGGATGTCGTAATTGATAAGATGGTTGTTTAATAACGTTAAGATGGGTCATTACACATTTCTAACTTAAATAGGAGATCAGAATTTCTATGTTACCGAAACAATACGTCGGTTGACGACATCCTCATGCACCGAGTATACATACACTAATCGATCGATCAAAAACTTCACATGTACAAGAAGGAATTTACCAGTAGTGTGTTTTGTTGTAACTCTACTTTTACAAACATAACAAGATTGATTGGTAGCTTACCGATGATGTACAGGAGGATTATTTCGAAGGTGATATGACAAATTACATTACCGGAGGAGGGAGGAACAATACTAGTACAACATTGCACACTAGGCAAAGGCGATGAGGTAGAAATTTCTCCTGTTTAAGGTCGGTGCTTCATATGTAAGCAAGAGAACTCCTGTCATTAGCAGACTGTGGCCGGCCTCGAGTGGGCGTAGGCGGTCTCTGAATATTGAGCTCCTGCAAAAACATTGTATCCAAAGATGAAGGTTGGTGGGTCAATCCAAGGAACTTCTTTTTTATCCGAAAAAACAAAAGCTGATAGAATATCAAACATGTTCTGGTAAAATGGAATAGACTGTTGTGTCCgagctaaatttttcttttttaactacACCTTTTGCAATTTCAGATTGTTTCTAAATCTTCTTAtatcagaaaaaaaagaaagttataaATAAGTAATTTATCACGAAAACAAAATAGAATATTGAACATGTTTTTAAATCTTCTTATATCAGAAAACTCTGAAATTATGTTCTATATTGAACATATCGAACATGATATCAGAGTGTTCCTCCTTTGGCCTAAATGGTATACAAGGTAAAACACAAAAGTATCATGATGGCACTATTGATAAGGGCCGAAGAATAACTTCACACAAAGATGATTCATATTCATGTGATGTGACCGTTAGTTCTGACCTGCATCCATGTGTCCTCTACGGCATGCTCAGGTGAAGACTCGGGTGACTGAAGCGGTGGTGGAAGCGGATGAATCAACTTGGGAACTACCACTAACCCCCTTCCAACAACGAGTATTGCCCCAGCATTATTTGCCGTACCTGATGCAAGTTACATCGCAGTGAAAAAGCAGTATTTACGAATGCATTGTAACAGAAGGAAAGACGATGACAACATTACCACAATAATTAGTTGCTGAAAACAACGTGATTAACTGTCCCTGAGCAAACCGTTCGAAACCATCCATCACACATTCATGAGCTCTTATGATGAGCTGTAATTTGTTTCTCTTACAGAATTCAGTGACTCGGTCAGGCTGCAAGTTCAAAGGACTTCACGATTACTTCTAGGCTGCTACAAAAAGATAAAAGTAGAGCCTAAACATAATCGATCCATTCAAAACAATGTGGCTATAGGCAAGCAAGTGAATGGGGCACAGAAACAGACTGAGACAATGTATACTATCATGTGCTatgtatatcatcacatgaataaAATGAGAATAAAAGTAGACAGCATCCTTGAGTGCATTTTACAATTACTTGTGAATCTTGCAACCATTGTCATCAAGTCAAAATTAGCATTGTTGAACTGGCTGCACACAGATAATCTGGAGTAAGGGCCACATTCACATGGGTTTGTCATTTATAAGTCTGTCACCTAACTTCTATGTGTCAGAACCATTTCACAAGTATCTGAGTCACAAAAAAAATACAGGCAACCATGGATTGCCATGGGACATGTTTCTTATTACCATGATTTTCTTTTCTCATCCCTTTTGCCTATAAATATACAATTGTGTTAAAATTAAGCTTATCTCTGGACGTAACAATGTAGAACTTATTATCACTGTTCAAGTCAATGGCATGCAAATCCTCCATAATATAACATGGGAACTGGCTAAATTGTGTTCCCAAAGGCTGATGTGAAGTGTAAAGGCATAATGTAAATTTAGCAATGAGCAGTTGTTTTTGTAGTTTGGTAAGTTTGCATCAAGTCTGGTTAATACCCAGAAAAGTGAAAGGAAAAAGGAGGGAAGGCCACACTAAACATATTCATAATGTTTGAAAGTCAAAAAGCaagacttcaaaaaaaaaaaacagaaaattgCATATGTTTGCTTTAAGCTAAGACCAAATTCTCAGGCGTTTTTAACTCCAGTTTCTAGGTAGTATCCGATGTTTTTAACTCCAGTTTCTAGGTAGTTTCTTAGCATGAA belongs to Musa acuminata AAA Group cultivar baxijiao chromosome BXJ1-11, Cavendish_Baxijiao_AAA, whole genome shotgun sequence and includes:
- the LOC103972416 gene encoding peroxidase 3, which produces MMKLSFLLLLAVAIALGSCARGQAEGLKKGFYKKSCPQAEETVRSIIWNHVSSNSELPAKLLRLFFHDCFVRGCDASILIESTSDNTAEKDAGPNLSLAGFDVIEEVKTSLETACPGTVSCADIVALAARDSVSFQFNKLLWKVKTGRRDGTISRRSEALSDLPSPASNFSVLAGQFANKGLHVKDLVVLSGAHTIGVGHCNLFSQRLYNFTGQNAENDTDPSLDPTYAALLKTKCRSVADNTTTVEMDPGSSTDFDNHYYANLQERKGLFVSDAALLTDQRSAKLVGKLLHPGDFFDDFKNSITRMGAIGVLTGTDGEIRNKCSVVNS